The following proteins come from a genomic window of Nakamurella alba:
- a CDS encoding COMM domain-containing protein yields MAPARTVTAPAGSTPAGPVRAGTRRRGAPVRCEWCGRELPVQEGVGRRRRYCGQACRQRAYEQRNAVERGVLPEDAVVLSTEERDDLADRLFQVRCAAEDVATALQESAGKAELADLVETLMDAAKAAERLR; encoded by the coding sequence ATGGCCCCCGCCCGTACCGTGACCGCTCCCGCCGGGAGCACGCCGGCCGGCCCGGTGCGTGCCGGGACGCGCCGGCGGGGTGCTCCCGTGCGGTGCGAGTGGTGTGGCCGGGAACTGCCGGTGCAGGAGGGTGTCGGCCGGCGTCGCCGCTACTGCGGCCAGGCCTGTCGGCAGCGCGCCTACGAGCAGCGCAATGCCGTCGAGCGCGGGGTGCTGCCCGAGGACGCCGTGGTGCTCTCGACGGAGGAGCGGGACGACCTCGCCGATCGGCTCTTCCAGGTGCGCTGCGCCGCCGAGGACGTCGCCACGGCCCTGCAGGAGTCCGCAGGAAAGGCCGAGCTCGCCGACCTGGTGGAGACGTTGATGGACGCGGCGAAGGCGGCCGAGCGGCTGCGCTGA
- a CDS encoding DUF1905 domain-containing protein → MTSTSPATAPVDPELAVTATLTCDNTPGGWTVVYLAGSSETFGTRKPVKVRGTLDGHEFRATLLPMGDGTHMLPVRAALRRAVGKSDGADVRVALRRA, encoded by the coding sequence ATGACCAGCACTTCGCCCGCCACCGCTCCCGTCGATCCGGAGCTCGCCGTCACCGCTACGCTGACCTGCGACAACACCCCGGGTGGCTGGACCGTGGTGTACCTGGCCGGATCGTCCGAGACCTTCGGCACCCGGAAGCCGGTGAAGGTGCGGGGGACGCTGGACGGCCACGAGTTCCGGGCGACCCTGCTGCCGATGGGCGACGGGACGCACATGCTCCCGGTGCGTGCCGCGTTGCGGCGAGCAGTCGGCAAGTCCGACGGTGCCGACGTCCGGGTCGCCCTGCGCCGCGCCTGA
- a CDS encoding polyprenol monophosphomannose synthase, with protein sequence MIIPTYDERENLPRILDRLRATLPDVSVLVVDDNSPDGTGDIADARAAEDERLHVLHRTEKNGLGGAYIAGFGWGLDRGYQVLVEMDADGSHPPEQLPRLLDALDRADLVIGSRYVPGGSVVNWPKSREVLSRGGNLYCRLALGVGVKDITAGFRAYRAEVLKGIDLSGIESHGYCFQVDLAWRSLQAGFRVVEVPITFTEREIGVSKMSGNIVREALLKVTVWGLKHRVDQAKSLVGLGKR encoded by the coding sequence GTGATCATCCCGACCTACGACGAGCGGGAGAACCTGCCGCGCATCCTGGACCGGCTGCGTGCCACCCTGCCCGACGTGTCCGTGCTGGTCGTCGACGACAACTCGCCCGACGGCACCGGCGACATCGCGGATGCCCGGGCCGCGGAGGACGAGCGCCTGCACGTCCTGCACCGCACGGAGAAGAACGGCCTGGGCGGCGCGTACATCGCCGGGTTCGGTTGGGGACTCGACCGTGGCTACCAGGTGCTGGTCGAGATGGACGCCGACGGCTCGCACCCGCCGGAGCAGCTGCCCCGGCTGCTGGACGCGCTGGACCGCGCCGACCTCGTCATCGGTTCCCGCTACGTCCCGGGCGGCAGCGTCGTGAACTGGCCGAAGAGCCGCGAGGTGCTCTCCCGCGGCGGCAACCTGTACTGCCGGCTCGCCCTGGGTGTGGGGGTCAAGGACATCACCGCCGGGTTCCGGGCCTACCGGGCCGAGGTGCTCAAGGGCATCGACCTGTCCGGCATCGAGTCGCACGGTTACTGCTTCCAGGTCGACCTGGCCTGGCGCTCGCTGCAGGCCGGCTTCCGGGTCGTGGAGGTGCCGATCACCTTCACCGAGCGGGAGATCGGCGTCTCCAAGATGAGCGGCAACATCGTCCGCGAGGCGCTGCTGAAGGTCACTGTCTGGGGACTGAAGCACCGGGTGGACCAGGCGAAATCGCTCGTCGGGCTCGGCAAACGCTGA
- the lnt gene encoding apolipoprotein N-acyltransferase, with amino-acid sequence MTSPAVDAGTVDPGEPASADLLRRTRKSLRRNGSRAPKASRWPDRWRSLRGAGGLRILGAAVGGYVLQLSFAPSTWWWAAILGLAMLGVSVHGRRMWPAMGLALVFGLAFYLPLLWWTTVYVGGIATALAIAEALLTAPVGALMAAASRRLPGWPFWAAAAWIAGEALRARAPFGGFPWGAIAFSQPDGPLLPAASLIGAPGLGFLTALAGFGLSALVLVVFRHRRPAIPAGAATIRATGTAAPATSATGTGAQGATATTTTATGGPGPARTPLRSALRPALVIGPVIALLLPFGVGLIGLSTEQSGEGAPTRTIAVIQGNVPEPGLEFNARRRAVTDMHAQETHLLAEQVRAGTAPAPDLVIWPENSSDIDPYTNQDAYNVIDSAVKDIGVPVLIGAVVSGPPGERGTYNMGIVWDPVTGPGETYTKRHPVPFAEYMPYRSFFRLFTHWVDSAGYFIPGTTVGNLDMAGVNIGDVICFEVVYDHLVKDVVDGGAQVLVVQTNNATFGYTNETYQQQAMSRVRAVEHGRSVLISATSGVSAVIRPDGSVESSVGLFTPGVMTPSVPLITATTPGTVLGAPIEWTLTIGVIVVLGAVTVVARHQRRRTADGGSSSTTGTTATPDAGSSSALTSTTASDPQEDTRQ; translated from the coding sequence GTGACCTCGCCTGCGGTGGACGCCGGGACGGTGGACCCGGGCGAGCCGGCGTCCGCCGACCTGCTGCGACGCACCCGGAAGTCGCTGCGCCGCAACGGCTCCCGCGCACCGAAGGCGAGCAGGTGGCCGGACCGATGGCGGTCGCTCCGGGGCGCCGGCGGCCTGCGGATCCTCGGTGCCGCAGTCGGTGGCTACGTCCTGCAGTTGTCCTTCGCGCCGTCCACCTGGTGGTGGGCCGCGATCCTCGGCCTGGCGATGCTCGGGGTGAGTGTCCACGGTCGGCGGATGTGGCCGGCCATGGGGCTGGCGCTGGTCTTCGGGCTGGCCTTCTACCTGCCGTTGCTCTGGTGGACCACCGTCTACGTCGGCGGGATCGCCACCGCACTCGCGATCGCAGAGGCCCTGCTCACGGCGCCGGTCGGCGCGCTGATGGCAGCGGCCTCGAGACGATTGCCCGGCTGGCCGTTCTGGGCCGCCGCGGCCTGGATCGCCGGGGAGGCACTGCGCGCCCGGGCACCGTTCGGTGGGTTCCCCTGGGGCGCGATCGCGTTCTCCCAGCCGGACGGCCCACTGCTTCCGGCCGCTTCGCTGATCGGCGCTCCCGGCCTCGGGTTCCTCACCGCCCTGGCCGGTTTCGGCCTGTCCGCGCTGGTCCTGGTGGTGTTCCGGCACCGGCGGCCGGCGATCCCGGCGGGCGCCGCCACGATCAGAGCCACCGGCACAGCGGCGCCGGCCACGTCTGCGACCGGCACCGGCGCGCAGGGCGCGACAGCGACCACCACCACCGCGACCGGCGGGCCCGGGCCGGCCAGGACCCCGCTGCGGTCGGCACTGCGTCCCGCGCTGGTCATCGGCCCGGTGATCGCGCTGCTGCTGCCGTTCGGCGTCGGCCTGATCGGGCTGAGCACCGAGCAGTCCGGCGAGGGCGCGCCCACCCGCACCATCGCGGTGATCCAGGGCAACGTGCCGGAGCCCGGCCTGGAGTTCAACGCCCGCCGCCGCGCGGTCACCGACATGCACGCGCAGGAGACCCACCTGCTGGCCGAGCAGGTGCGGGCCGGGACGGCGCCCGCGCCCGACCTGGTGATCTGGCCGGAGAACTCCTCGGACATCGACCCGTACACCAACCAGGACGCGTACAACGTCATCGATTCCGCGGTGAAGGACATCGGCGTCCCGGTGCTGATCGGCGCCGTGGTGTCCGGACCGCCCGGCGAGCGCGGCACGTACAACATGGGCATCGTCTGGGACCCGGTGACCGGCCCGGGGGAGACGTACACGAAGCGGCACCCGGTGCCGTTCGCCGAGTACATGCCCTACCGCTCGTTCTTCCGGCTGTTCACGCACTGGGTCGACTCGGCCGGCTACTTCATTCCGGGCACCACCGTCGGCAACCTGGACATGGCCGGGGTCAACATCGGTGACGTCATCTGCTTCGAGGTCGTCTACGACCACCTGGTGAAGGACGTCGTCGACGGCGGCGCGCAGGTACTGGTGGTGCAGACAAATAACGCCACCTTCGGCTACACCAACGAGACCTACCAGCAGCAGGCGATGAGCCGGGTCCGCGCCGTCGAACACGGCCGCTCCGTACTGATCTCCGCGACCAGTGGCGTCTCCGCGGTCATCCGGCCGGACGGCAGCGTCGAGTCCTCGGTCGGGCTGTTCACCCCAGGAGTGATGACACCATCGGTTCCGCTGATCACGGCCACCACCCCCGGTACAGTGCTCGGAGCGCCGATCGAGTGGACCCTCACCATCGGCGTCATCGTGGTGCTGGGAGCGGTCACCGTTGTCGCCCGCCACCAGCGGCGGCGCACCGCCGACGGGGGATCGAGCAGCACCACCGGCACCACCGCGACGCCCGACGCGGGGTCGTCGAGCGCCCTGACCAGTACGACCGCATCGGATCCACAGGAGGACACCCGGCAGTGA
- a CDS encoding NAD(P)H-dependent flavin oxidoreductase has translation MIFDNRVTRDLGVPIPILSAPMGWVARAELVAAVSNAGGMGLVPGSLAPDIVREEIRRTRDLTDRPFGVNVPLLFAKDPRVVEMIIEEGIRFVTTSAGSPAKLTPVFKEAGLVVYHVVPSLTAALKAVAAGVDGLVVEGNEGAGFKNPREVSTTVLVPLVASRVDVPVIAAGGVVDGRSLASVFALGAEGAQMGTRMLASAESAVHDNLKAAVVAATETDTLLINRAVGRPMRVLRTELSTRLETALAGEPDSDVATWLAEVTTLYYGGEIEASLAQLGQVAGRIDEILPVAEIFERTLTEFRDVAKDLASLAGS, from the coding sequence GTGATCTTCGACAATCGCGTCACCCGCGACCTCGGTGTCCCGATCCCGATCCTGTCCGCACCGATGGGCTGGGTGGCCCGGGCCGAACTGGTGGCGGCGGTGTCGAACGCGGGCGGCATGGGACTGGTGCCGGGCTCGCTGGCACCGGACATCGTCCGGGAGGAGATCCGCCGCACCCGGGACCTCACCGACCGGCCGTTCGGGGTGAACGTGCCGCTGCTCTTCGCCAAGGATCCGCGCGTCGTGGAGATGATCATCGAGGAGGGCATCCGGTTCGTCACCACCTCGGCCGGATCACCGGCGAAGTTGACACCGGTGTTCAAGGAGGCCGGACTGGTCGTCTACCACGTGGTTCCGTCGCTGACGGCGGCGCTCAAGGCCGTCGCCGCCGGGGTGGACGGCCTGGTGGTGGAGGGCAACGAGGGCGCAGGGTTCAAGAACCCGCGCGAGGTGTCGACCACGGTGCTGGTCCCGCTGGTCGCGTCCCGGGTCGACGTCCCGGTGATCGCCGCCGGCGGCGTCGTCGACGGCCGGTCGCTGGCCTCGGTGTTCGCGCTCGGCGCGGAGGGCGCGCAGATGGGCACCCGGATGCTGGCCTCCGCCGAGTCCGCCGTGCACGACAACCTCAAGGCGGCGGTGGTGGCCGCCACCGAGACCGACACCCTGCTGATCAACCGGGCCGTCGGCCGGCCGATGCGGGTGCTGCGCACGGAGTTGTCCACCCGTCTGGAGACGGCCCTCGCCGGCGAACCCGACTCCGACGTCGCCACCTGGCTGGCCGAGGTGACCACCCTGTACTACGGCGGTGAGATCGAGGCGAGCCTGGCCCAGCTCGGGCAGGTGGCCGGGCGGATCGACGAGATCCTGCCGGTGGCAGAGATCTTCGAGCGCACGCTGACCGAGTTCCGCGACGTCGCCAAAGATCTGGCGTCGCTCGCCGGGTCCTGA
- a CDS encoding alpha/beta hydrolase — MTEYVTTARGDRIGYDLRGSGPALVFVAGAGPFRAMDPWTTETAEKAAGLGLTTLVFDRTGRGDSPAGGRLDLDRELDTIRAVIDVAGGPAVLCGHSSGCSIVLRAAAAWLPVNGLALWEAPLAGSAADTASWSDGIESLIDAGDLEGATELYMRDMPPEWLAGAKASPEWGVIAASVVAKRADAQSLAWATAALEAAMAGEGALPALGIPVLSMYGTETFPEMPVAAARIAAAIPGTSVEEMPGAQHAWEPGPMADRLAAFTLAAAG, encoded by the coding sequence ATGACCGAGTACGTGACCACCGCCCGCGGCGACCGGATCGGCTACGACCTACGCGGCAGCGGTCCGGCCCTGGTGTTCGTCGCCGGTGCCGGCCCGTTCCGCGCGATGGATCCGTGGACCACCGAGACCGCTGAGAAGGCGGCGGGTCTCGGACTGACCACGCTGGTCTTCGACCGGACCGGCCGGGGCGACAGCCCCGCCGGGGGCAGACTCGACCTGGATCGTGAACTCGACACGATCCGGGCCGTCATCGACGTCGCCGGGGGCCCGGCGGTGCTGTGCGGACACAGTTCCGGTTGCTCGATCGTGCTGCGCGCCGCGGCCGCCTGGCTGCCGGTGAACGGCCTGGCGCTGTGGGAGGCGCCGTTGGCCGGCTCCGCCGCCGACACCGCCTCCTGGTCGGACGGGATCGAGAGCCTCATCGACGCCGGGGATCTCGAGGGTGCCACCGAGCTCTACATGCGGGACATGCCGCCGGAGTGGCTGGCCGGGGCGAAGGCGTCGCCGGAGTGGGGTGTCATCGCCGCGTCGGTGGTGGCCAAGCGGGCCGATGCGCAGTCGCTCGCCTGGGCCACCGCTGCGCTGGAGGCCGCGATGGCAGGCGAGGGGGCGCTTCCGGCCCTGGGGATCCCGGTGCTGAGTATGTACGGCACCGAGACCTTCCCCGAGATGCCCGTCGCCGCCGCACGTATCGCGGCGGCGATCCCCGGCACGTCGGTCGAGGAGATGCCCGGCGCACAGCACGCCTGGGAGCCCGGGCCGATGGCCGATCGGCTCGCCGCGTTCACCCTGGCCGCCGCGGGCTGA
- a CDS encoding TetR/AcrR family transcriptional regulator — MTERTVSRRPGGRTAEKERAILAAAEEVFLRDGYADASMDEIASLAGASKQTVYAHFGNKELLFVELVSAMTKAAGAGLHDEPADPTDPEDLEEFLVGYGLAQLHRVLSPRIVRLRRLVIGEVGRFPALAKVLWDAGPALAMAAMAERFGRLDRAGLLLVPDPPAAARSFNWMVMGEPLNRAMLLEAPPPTRTWLRQHVAESVRVFLAGYARGH, encoded by the coding sequence ATGACCGAACGGACCGTGTCCCGCCGCCCCGGCGGCCGGACCGCGGAGAAGGAACGCGCGATCCTGGCGGCCGCCGAGGAGGTGTTCCTCCGGGACGGGTACGCCGACGCGTCGATGGACGAGATCGCCTCCCTGGCCGGTGCTTCCAAGCAGACGGTGTACGCCCACTTCGGGAACAAGGAGCTGCTGTTCGTCGAGTTGGTGAGTGCGATGACGAAGGCCGCCGGCGCCGGCCTGCACGACGAGCCCGCCGATCCCACGGATCCGGAGGATCTCGAGGAGTTCCTGGTGGGTTACGGACTCGCCCAACTGCACCGGGTGCTGTCGCCGCGGATCGTCCGGCTGCGCCGCCTGGTCATCGGCGAGGTGGGCCGCTTCCCGGCACTGGCGAAGGTGCTGTGGGACGCAGGGCCCGCGCTGGCGATGGCGGCCATGGCCGAGCGCTTCGGCCGGCTCGACCGGGCCGGGCTGCTGCTCGTGCCGGACCCACCGGCGGCCGCCCGCAGCTTCAACTGGATGGTGATGGGCGAGCCGCTCAACCGGGCGATGCTGCTGGAGGCCCCGCCGCCCACCCGGACCTGGCTGCGGCAGCACGTTGCCGAGTCGGTGCGGGTGTTCCTCGCCGGGTACGCCCGCGGGCACTGA
- a CDS encoding ankyrin repeat domain-containing protein, whose product MPTPRFFLPERPSMSKLRAQAKDLQQRARDGSVDALELLRELAGHVPGSAVPLHLAQLALARAYGFSGWPRLVRHLDLVSVLRRDPDPGPTRGTDGRADPVDQFLRLALLSYTEHDRPDQRQRAAELLAHHPDLPGRSLHVAAATGDAAAVRRHLAVDPDPTRPAGPWRLSPLLHLCYSRVGVPDADWSGTLDALLDAGADPDDGYLWQGLGTPFTALTGLFGEGEQGAVNQPEHPAAFALARRLLTAGADPNDGQVLYNRMFRPSDDHLQLLFEFGLGTGDGGSWHRRLPEVTDDPAGLLEVQLAWAVTHRMPDRVRLLAGHGVPIDRPLRRGYGAGNLTPVQLAARIGDPGMVRLLVDLGAPASDDPVSTALAVLLDGDGTAIAALDPAVVTGLRRTHPSLVLRAAVNDRPDVVTALVGLGWDVNAYGRQDAPIEEKWETALHHAAGEGKADLARHLLALGADPTLTDRRFSATPAGWAAHLGHPDLAAALEQAVRDRQQRGSGR is encoded by the coding sequence GTGCCGACCCCTCGTTTCTTCCTCCCCGAACGACCGTCGATGTCGAAGCTGCGCGCCCAGGCCAAGGACCTGCAACAGCGGGCCCGGGACGGCAGCGTCGATGCGCTGGAGCTGCTGCGCGAGCTCGCCGGCCACGTCCCCGGCTCTGCCGTTCCACTGCACCTCGCACAGCTCGCGCTCGCCCGCGCCTACGGCTTCTCCGGCTGGCCCCGCCTGGTCCGTCACCTCGACCTGGTGTCCGTCCTGCGCCGGGACCCCGACCCCGGCCCGACCCGCGGCACCGACGGCCGGGCCGATCCCGTCGATCAGTTCCTCCGGCTCGCGCTGCTGTCCTACACCGAGCACGACCGCCCCGATCAGCGGCAGCGCGCCGCGGAACTGCTCGCGCACCATCCGGACCTGCCCGGGCGGTCGCTGCACGTCGCCGCCGCCACCGGCGATGCTGCAGCGGTCCGGCGGCATCTCGCGGTCGACCCGGATCCCACCCGGCCGGCCGGTCCCTGGCGGCTCTCGCCGCTGCTGCACCTGTGCTACTCCCGGGTCGGAGTGCCGGACGCGGACTGGTCCGGCACCCTCGACGCCCTGCTCGACGCCGGTGCGGACCCGGACGACGGCTACCTCTGGCAGGGTCTGGGCACCCCGTTCACCGCTCTCACCGGCCTGTTCGGCGAGGGCGAGCAGGGCGCGGTCAACCAGCCGGAACATCCGGCGGCATTCGCCCTGGCGCGCCGGCTGCTGACCGCCGGTGCCGACCCGAACGACGGACAGGTGTTGTACAACAGGATGTTCCGGCCGTCCGACGACCACCTGCAGCTGCTGTTCGAGTTCGGGCTCGGCACCGGCGACGGCGGCTCCTGGCACCGGCGGCTGCCGGAGGTCACCGACGACCCGGCCGGGCTGCTCGAGGTGCAGCTCGCCTGGGCCGTCACCCACCGGATGCCCGATCGCGTGCGGCTGCTGGCCGGGCACGGCGTCCCGATCGACCGGCCGCTCCGGCGTGGGTACGGCGCCGGGAACCTGACCCCGGTGCAGCTCGCCGCGCGGATCGGTGACCCCGGCATGGTGCGACTGCTGGTCGACCTCGGCGCGCCCGCCTCGGACGACCCCGTGTCGACAGCACTCGCCGTCCTGCTCGACGGCGACGGGACTGCCATCGCTGCACTGGATCCCGCGGTGGTGACCGGGCTCCGGCGCACCCATCCCTCGCTGGTGCTGCGGGCCGCGGTCAACGACCGCCCGGACGTCGTCACGGCCCTGGTCGGACTCGGCTGGGACGTGAACGCCTACGGGCGCCAGGACGCGCCGATCGAGGAGAAGTGGGAGACGGCACTGCACCACGCGGCGGGGGAGGGCAAGGCAGACCTGGCCCGGCACCTGCTGGCGCTCGGCGCCGATCCGACCCTCACGGACCGCAGGTTCTCCGCGACGCCCGCGGGCTGGGCCGCGCACCTGGGCCATCCGGACCTGGCCGCCGCACTCGAGCAGGCCGTGCGGGACCGGCAGCAGCGGGGTTCAGGGCGCTGA
- a CDS encoding DUF2255 family protein, whose amino-acid sequence MTPSSEAAEGWDPELLAALARAVEVDVTTRRPDGTLRAWVPIWLVGVGDRLYARSWKGTRGAWYRHASRLGEGLLRLDGTETVVHFHNTGADIADRSAIDDGYRAKYGDHGAAYIEAMTGEQATATTLLISPG is encoded by the coding sequence ATGACCCCGTCGAGCGAGGCAGCAGAAGGCTGGGACCCGGAGTTGCTGGCGGCGCTGGCCCGGGCGGTCGAGGTCGACGTCACCACCCGACGGCCCGACGGCACGCTCCGGGCGTGGGTGCCGATCTGGCTGGTCGGGGTCGGGGACCGGCTGTACGCACGCTCGTGGAAGGGCACGCGCGGTGCCTGGTACCGGCACGCGAGCCGGCTGGGCGAGGGCCTGCTGCGGCTGGACGGCACCGAGACGGTGGTGCACTTCCACAACACCGGTGCGGACATCGCCGACCGGTCGGCGATCGACGACGGCTACCGGGCCAAGTACGGCGATCACGGCGCCGCGTACATCGAGGCGATGACCGGCGAGCAGGCCACCGCGACCACGCTGCTGATCTCCCCGGGCTGA
- a CDS encoding thymidine kinase has translation MTDDGSTADPRRPDTLSTVPASGDRRALSAGGVVKFFYGPMDCGKSTLALQLDHNHSRQGRHGLLLTKLDRSHTAQITSRMGIARPAVEVDDSMDLADLVRQSWARGRRVDYLIVDEAQFFTPEQIDQLALLADDTQVDVYAFGIATDFRGRMFPGSTRLFELADEVLPLQVEVLCWCGRPGRFNARIVDGTVVREGAQVVVADTDNDATATESAASAPAVHYRVLCRRHHRSGDLGPAAGDGTLPLQG, from the coding sequence GTGACGGACGACGGCAGCACCGCGGACCCACGCCGGCCGGACACCCTGTCGACGGTTCCGGCCTCCGGTGACCGGCGGGCGCTGTCGGCCGGTGGCGTGGTCAAGTTCTTCTACGGCCCGATGGACTGCGGGAAGTCGACGCTGGCCCTGCAGCTCGACCACAACCACAGCCGACAGGGCCGGCACGGACTGCTGCTGACGAAGCTGGACCGCTCGCACACCGCCCAGATCACCTCCCGGATGGGCATCGCCCGCCCGGCGGTGGAGGTCGACGACTCGATGGATCTGGCCGACCTGGTCCGCCAATCCTGGGCCCGCGGGCGCCGGGTCGACTACCTGATCGTGGACGAAGCGCAGTTCTTCACCCCCGAGCAGATCGACCAGCTGGCGCTGCTGGCCGACGACACGCAGGTCGACGTGTACGCCTTCGGCATCGCCACCGACTTCCGCGGTCGCATGTTCCCCGGCTCCACCCGGCTCTTCGAGCTCGCCGACGAGGTGCTCCCGCTGCAGGTGGAGGTGCTCTGCTGGTGCGGCCGCCCGGGCCGGTTCAACGCCCGGATCGTCGACGGCACGGTCGTCCGTGAAGGCGCCCAGGTCGTCGTGGCCGATACCGACAACGATGCCACCGCAACAGAATCCGCCGCCTCCGCTCCGGCCGTGCACTACCGCGTGCTGTGCCGGCGGCACCACCGGTCGGGGGATCTCGGCCCGGCCGCCGGGGACGGCACCCTGCCGCTGCAGGGTTGA
- a CDS encoding LysE family translocator, with protein sequence MTLLDAVLSFAVVAGLLTITPGLDTALVLRSALTQGRAPAFATALGVGTGALIWGAAAAVGVSALLTAWTVAFTILKIVGAAYMLFLGGRLLWAAVRGTADPAPVDAGPVARSAWTGWRRGMLTNLLNPKVGAFYVAVLPQFLPPDVPHLWMGLLLAFVHTVLGMIWFTGVILGASSVRRWLTRRSAQRTIDGGTGAVLVGFGVKLALTR encoded by the coding sequence ATGACCCTGCTCGACGCGGTCCTGTCCTTCGCCGTGGTGGCGGGCCTGCTCACCATCACCCCGGGTCTGGACACCGCACTGGTGCTGCGGTCGGCGCTGACCCAGGGACGCGCCCCGGCCTTCGCGACCGCGCTGGGAGTCGGTACCGGCGCACTGATCTGGGGCGCGGCAGCCGCTGTCGGAGTGTCCGCGCTGCTGACCGCCTGGACCGTCGCCTTCACCATCCTCAAGATCGTGGGCGCGGCCTACATGCTCTTCCTGGGCGGCCGCCTGCTGTGGGCGGCGGTGCGCGGAACGGCGGACCCGGCCCCGGTCGACGCGGGACCCGTTGCCCGCTCCGCCTGGACGGGGTGGCGCCGCGGCATGTTGACCAACCTGCTCAACCCGAAGGTCGGCGCCTTCTACGTCGCGGTGCTCCCGCAGTTCCTGCCGCCCGACGTGCCGCACCTGTGGATGGGGCTGCTGCTCGCCTTCGTGCACACCGTGCTGGGGATGATCTGGTTCACCGGGGTGATCCTCGGCGCGTCCTCGGTGCGCAGGTGGCTCACCCGCAGGTCGGCGCAACGGACCATCGATGGCGGGACAGGAGCGGTGCTCGTCGGCTTCGGGGTGAAACTCGCACTGACCCGCTGA
- a CDS encoding glycerophosphodiester phosphodiesterase family protein — translation MTAFLDGSGPRAFAHRGWHCDELAGCENSMAAFRRAVDEGFRYLETDVHVTADGTLIAFHDLVLDRVTDQRGLVAHTPDPVIERARIGGRQPIPLFAEVLDLMREHPQVRVNVDPKTDAAVGPLLDALRGSGLVDRICVGSFSDARLKVLRQALGPDLATSTGPREVARLVGRARWMPGRSRPPRPRGAFTRPVATQVPIRFGKVPVLDRRFVERAHLEGLEVHVWTIDDPAEMHRLLDLGVDGLMTDRPDVLRDVLRARGSWD, via the coding sequence GTGACGGCCTTCCTCGACGGATCCGGACCGCGGGCGTTCGCGCACCGCGGGTGGCACTGCGACGAGCTGGCGGGCTGCGAGAACAGCATGGCCGCATTCCGTCGGGCGGTCGACGAGGGCTTCCGTTATCTGGAGACCGACGTGCACGTCACCGCCGACGGCACCCTCATCGCCTTCCACGACCTGGTGCTGGACCGGGTCACCGACCAGCGCGGGCTCGTCGCGCACACCCCCGACCCGGTGATCGAGCGGGCCCGGATCGGCGGACGGCAGCCGATCCCGCTGTTCGCGGAGGTGCTGGACCTGATGCGGGAGCACCCGCAGGTGCGGGTGAACGTCGATCCGAAGACCGACGCCGCGGTCGGTCCGCTGCTGGACGCCCTGCGCGGTTCCGGTCTGGTCGACCGCATCTGCGTGGGTTCCTTCTCCGATGCCCGGTTGAAGGTGCTACGACAGGCACTGGGACCGGATCTCGCCACCTCCACCGGACCGAGGGAGGTGGCCCGGCTGGTCGGTCGCGCCCGCTGGATGCCGGGCCGGAGTCGGCCGCCCCGGCCGCGGGGGGCGTTCACCCGACCGGTGGCCACCCAGGTCCCGATCCGGTTCGGCAAGGTGCCCGTGCTGGACCGGCGGTTCGTCGAGCGCGCCCACCTGGAGGGTCTCGAGGTGCACGTCTGGACGATCGACGACCCGGCGGAGATGCACCGGCTGCTGGACCTGGGCGTCGACGGCCTGATGACCGACCGGCCGGATGTCCTGCGGGACGTGCTGCGCGCCCGCGGGTCCTGGGACTGA
- a CDS encoding RNA polymerase-binding protein RbpA: protein MADRVLRGSRLGSTSYEADRNHDLAPRRTATYHCPRDHEFTVPLADDAEVPAVWDCRMHGVESTLVDGSVPEGKAVKPPRTHWDMLLERRSIAELEEILNERLAELKARRTAS from the coding sequence ATGGCCGACCGCGTTCTCCGCGGTTCACGGCTCGGCAGCACCAGCTACGAGGCCGACCGCAATCACGACCTGGCACCGCGTCGCACCGCGACCTACCACTGCCCGCGTGACCACGAGTTCACCGTCCCGCTCGCGGACGATGCCGAGGTCCCCGCGGTGTGGGACTGCCGCATGCACGGTGTCGAGTCGACCCTTGTCGACGGTTCCGTCCCCGAGGGCAAGGCGGTCAAGCCGCCGCGCACCCACTGGGACATGCTGCTGGAGCGTCGCTCCATCGCCGAACTCGAGGAGATCCTCAACGAGCGGCTGGCGGAGCTGAAGGCGCGCCGCACCGCCTCCTGA